The following coding sequences are from one Bos taurus isolate L1 Dominette 01449 registration number 42190680 breed Hereford chromosome 26, ARS-UCD2.0, whole genome shotgun sequence window:
- the NOLC1 gene encoding nucleolar and coiled-body phosphoprotein 1 isoform X1, with protein sequence MADAGLRRVVPSDLYPLVLGFLRDNQLSSVANKFVKATGATQQDANATSLLDIYSFWLNRSTKAPKRKLQANGPVAKKTSSSDSSDDSSEEENQGPPAKKAAVPAKQASLLQHPGKAAVKASESSSSSSSEESSDEEEERDKKKKPVEKGVKPQAKTVKAPPKKAESSDSDSDSSSEDEPPKNQKPKTTPVAVKTQAKAQAKPGTSARPAPKVANGKAASSSSSSSSDDDSEEEKAVAISKKTIPKKQVVAKAPVKMAAAPAQKSSSSEDSSSEEEEEEQKKKPMKKKPGPYSSVPPPSVPPPKKSLGTQSPKKAAEKQQTVESSEESSDESDSSSEEEKKPPAKAVIAKAATKAAPAKKAAESSSDSSDSDSSEDEAPAKPAGTTKNPSSKPAATPKQPAAKLAATPKQAAGSVQKPLTRKADSSSSEEESSSSDEEETKKTVATPKSKATVKAALSLPAKQSSQGAGGSSSDSDSSSSEEEEEEKTPKPPAKKPRKEVGAIAPSKPASGKKAKAESSSSCSSDDSSEEEEEPKGKGTPRPQATKANGTSALTAQNGKADRGSNEEEEEKKKAAVAVAKPGSEKKKKKNEAAKEAETPPAKKIKPQTPNTFPKRKKGERRASSPFRRIREEEIEVDARVADNSFDAKRGAAGDWGERANQVLKFTKGKSFRHEKTKKKRGSYRGGSISVQVNSVKFDSE encoded by the exons ATGGCGGACGCCGGCTTACGCCGCGTGGTTCCCAGCGACCTGTATCCCCTCGTGCTCGGCTTTCTGCGAGATAACCAGCTCTCGAGCGTGGCCAATAAATTCGTCAAGGCAACAGGCGCT ACCCAGCAGGATGCCAACGCCACTTCCCTCTTGGATATCTATAGTTTCTGGCTCAA CAGGTCCACCAAGGCTCCAAAGCGGAAGTTACAGGCAAATGGACCAGTGGCTAAGAAGACTTCATCCAGTGACAGCAGTGACGACAGCAGTGAGGAGGAAAACCAGGGGCCTCCAGCTAAGAAAGCTG CTGTACCTGCCAAGCAGGCCAGTCTGCTTCAGCATCCTGGAAAGGCTGCAGTCAAAGCATccgagagcagcagcagcagcagcagtgaagaatccagtgatgaggaggaggaaagagacaaaaagaaaaagcctgTTGAG AAGGGAGTTAAGCCACAGGCCAAGACAGTCAAAGCTCCTCCTAAGAAGGCCGAGAGCTCTGATTCCGATTCTGACTCAAGCTCAGAGGACGAGCCACCAAAGAATCAGAAGCCAAAGACAACACCTGTGGCAGTGAAAACTCAGGCTAAAGCCCAAGCCAAACCAG gtACATCAGCTCGGCCAGCACCTAAAGTCGCCAACGGCAAAGCAgctagtagcagcagcagcagcagcagtgatgatgactcagaggaggaaaaggcagtAGCCATCTCTAAGAAG ACCATACCTAAAAAGCAAGTTGTGGCTAAGGCTCCAGTGAAAATGGCTGCCGCACCTGCCCAAAAGAGTTCCAGCAGTGAGGACTCCTCCagtgaggaagaggaagaggagcagaAGAAAAAGCCCATGAAGAAAAAACCAG GTCCCTATAGCTCAGTCCCCCCGCCTTCTGTTCCCCCACCCAAGAAGTCCCTGGGAACTCAGTCCCCCAAGAAAGCTGCAGAGAAGCAGCAGACTGTGGAGAGCAGCGAGGAGAGCAGCGATGAGTCTG ATTCAAGttctgaggaagaaaagaaacctcCAGCTAAGGCAGTCATCGCCAAGGCAGCTACTAAAGCAGCTCCAGCAAAGAAGGCAGCAGAGAGCTCTTCAGACAGCTCGG ACTCCGACAGTTCTGAGGATGAAGCTCCTGCCAAGCCAGCTGGTACCACCAAGAATCCCTCAAGTAAACCAGCCGCCACTCCCAAGCAGCCTGCAGCTAAGTTAGCTGCCACTCCCAAGCAGGCTGCGGGCAGTGTCCAGAAGCCTCTAACCAGAAAGGCTGACAGCAGCTCCAGTGAGGAGGAGAGCAGTTCTAGTGACGAGGAGGAGACGAAGAAGACTGTAGCCACCCCTAAGTCCAAGGCGACAGTCAAAGCAGCCCTGTCTTTGCCCGCCAAGCAGAGCTCTCAGGGTGCTGGGGGCAGCAGCTCGGATTCAGACAGCTCCAGCAgcgaggaagaggaagaagagaagacgCCTAAACCCCCAGCTAAAAAGCCACGGAAGGAGGTAGGAGCCATAGCCCCTTCCAAACCAGCCTCTGGGAAGAAAGCAAAGGCCGAGAGCAGCAGCAGTTGTTCCTCTGATGACtccagtgaggaggaggaggagcccaaGGGCAAGGGCACTCCAAGACCGCAGGCCACCAAGGCCAATGGCACCTCTGCACTGACTGCCCAGAATGGAAAAGCAGACAGGGGCAGcaacgaggaggaggaggagaagaaaaaggcagcaGTGGCGGTTGCTAAGCCAG gttcagaaaagaagaagaagaagaatgaggCTGCTAAGGAGGCAGAGACGCCTCCAGCAAAGAAGATAAAGCCTCAGACCCCCAACACATTTCCTAAAAGGAAGAAG GGAGAACGAAGGGCATCCTCCCCATTCCGAAGGATCAGGGAAGAGGAGATCGAGGTGGATGCTCGAGTGGCAGACAATTCCTTTGATGCCAAG CGGGGTGCAGCTGGAGACTGGGGGGAGCGAGCCAATCAGGTTCTGAAGTTCACCAAAGGCAAATCCTTCCGGCAT
- the NOLC1 gene encoding nucleolar and coiled-body phosphoprotein 1 (The RefSeq protein has 1 non-frameshifting indel compared to this genomic sequence) has product MADAGLRRVVPSDLYPLVLGFLRDNQLSSVANKFVKATGATQQDANATSLLDIYSFWLKSTKAPKRKLQANGPVAKKTSSSDSSDDSSEEENQGPPAKKAAVPAKQASLLQHPGKAAVKASESSSSSSSEESSDEEERDKKKKPVEKGVKPQAKTVKAPPKKAESSDSDSDSSSEDEPPKNQKPKTTPVAVKTQAKAQAKPGTSARPAPKVANGKAASSSSSSSSDDDSEEEKAVAISKKTIPKKQVVAKAPVKMAAAPAQKSSSSEDSSSEEEEEEQKKKPMKKKPGPYSSVPPPSVPPPKKSLGTQSPKKAAEKQQTVESSEESSDESDSSSEEEKKPPAKAVIAKAATKAAPAKKAAESSSDSSDSDSSEDEAPAKPAGTTKNPSSKPAATPKQPAAKLAATPKQAAGSVQKPLTRKADSSSSEEESSSSDEEETKKTVATPKSKATVKAALSLPAKQSSQGAGGSSSDSDSSSSEEEEEEKTPKPPAKKPRKEVGAIAPSKPASGKKAKAESSSSCSSDDSSEEEEEPKGKGTPRPQATKANGTSALTAQNGKADRGSNEEEEEKKKAAVAVAKPGSEKKKKKNEAAKEAETPPAKKIKPQTPNTFPKRKKGERRASSPFRRIREEEIEVDARVADNSFDAKRGAAGDWGERANQVLKFTKGKSFRHEKTKKKRGSYRGGSISVQVNSVKFDSE; this is encoded by the exons ATGGCGGACGCCGGCTTACGCCGCGTGGTTCCCAGCGACCTGTATCCCCTCGTGCTCGGCTTTCTGCGAGATAACCAGCTCTCGAGCGTGGCCAATAAATTCGTCAAGGCAACAGGCGCT ACCCAGCAGGATGCCAACGCCACTTCCCTCTTGGATATCTATAGTTTCTGGCTCAA GTCCACCAAGGCTCCAAAGCGGAAGTTACAGGCAAATGGACCAGTGGCTAAGAAGACTTCATCCAGTGACAGCAGTGACGACAGCAGTGAGGAGGAAAACCAGGGGCCTCCAGCTAAGAAAGCTG CTGTACCTGCCAAGCAGGCCAGTCTGCTTCAGCATCCTGGAAAGGCTGCAGTCAAAGCATccgagagcagcagcagcagcagcagtgaagaatccagtgatgaggaggaggaaagagacaaaaagaaaaagcctgTTGAG AAGGGAGTTAAGCCACAGGCCAAGACAGTCAAAGCTCCTCCTAAGAAGGCCGAGAGCTCTGATTCCGATTCTGACTCAAGCTCAGAGGACGAGCCACCAAAGAATCAGAAGCCAAAGACAACACCTGTGGCAGTGAAAACTCAGGCTAAAGCCCAAGCCAAACCAG gtACATCAGCTCGGCCAGCACCTAAAGTCGCCAACGGCAAAGCAgctagtagcagcagcagcagcagcagtgatgatgactcagaggaggaaaaggcagtAGCCATCTCTAAGAAG ACCATACCTAAAAAGCAAGTTGTGGCTAAGGCTCCAGTGAAAATGGCTGCCGCACCTGCCCAAAAGAGTTCCAGCAGTGAGGACTCCTCCagtgaggaagaggaagaggagcagaAGAAAAAGCCCATGAAGAAAAAACCAG GTCCCTATAGCTCAGTCCCCCCGCCTTCTGTTCCCCCACCCAAGAAGTCCCTGGGAACTCAGTCCCCCAAGAAAGCTGCAGAGAAGCAGCAGACTGTGGAGAGCAGCGAGGAGAGCAGCGATGAGTCTG ATTCAAGttctgaggaagaaaagaaacctcCAGCTAAGGCAGTCATCGCCAAGGCAGCTACTAAAGCAGCTCCAGCAAAGAAGGCAGCAGAGAGCTCTTCAGACAGCTCGG ACTCCGACAGTTCTGAGGATGAAGCTCCTGCCAAGCCAGCTGGTACCACCAAGAATCCCTCAAGTAAACCAGCCGCCACTCCCAAGCAGCCTGCAGCTAAGTTAGCTGCCACTCCCAAGCAGGCTGCGGGCAGTGTCCAGAAGCCTCTAACCAGAAAGGCTGACAGCAGCTCCAGTGAGGAGGAGAGCAGTTCTAGTGACGAGGAGGAGACGAAGAAGACTGTAGCCACCCCTAAGTCCAAGGCGACAGTCAAAGCAGCCCTGTCTTTGCCCGCCAAGCAGAGCTCTCAGGGTGCTGGGGGCAGCAGCTCGGATTCAGACAGCTCCAGCAgcgaggaagaggaagaagagaagacgCCTAAACCCCCAGCTAAAAAGCCACGGAAGGAGGTAGGAGCCATAGCCCCTTCCAAACCAGCCTCTGGGAAGAAAGCAAAGGCCGAGAGCAGCAGCAGTTGTTCCTCTGATGACtccagtgaggaggaggaggagcccaaGGGCAAGGGCACTCCAAGACCGCAGGCCACCAAGGCCAATGGCACCTCTGCACTGACTGCCCAGAATGGAAAAGCAGACAGGGGCAGcaacgaggaggaggaggagaagaaaaaggcagcaGTGGCGGTTGCTAAGCCAG gttcagaaaagaagaagaagaagaatgaggCTGCTAAGGAGGCAGAGACGCCTCCAGCAAAGAAGATAAAGCCTCAGACCCCCAACACATTTCCTAAAAGGAAGAAG GGAGAACGAAGGGCATCCTCCCCATTCCGAAGGATCAGGGAAGAGGAGATCGAGGTGGATGCTCGAGTGGCAGACAATTCCTTTGATGCCAAG CGGGGTGCAGCTGGAGACTGGGGGGAGCGAGCCAATCAGGTTCTGAAGTTCACCAAAGGCAAATCCTTCCGGCAT